Proteins from a genomic interval of Amycolatopsis sp. cg13:
- a CDS encoding PH domain-containing protein gives MLLIRPFLDLVKSLPVLVGALLLGHGNDWQWIGLAATAVTIGTGISHCLTSRYRVTATQIEWHTGLLLRKQRAIPRDRIRTVDVVSEPKHRLFSLSAVRIGTGRHEHGKGPGKDQLVLDAVTRAEAQRLRTLLLHRKPAEAEAPQPPESLVAEVDKRWVRYAPFTLSGLAVVAAILGTVYHFAHELHFDPTSFGPLRDLTARALEQPVWLTVVLAAAGLFVVVAVLSVGGYVLSFWNFRLTREPGGTLHIRRGLVTTRSVSIEEDRLRGVEIKEPLPLRMVGGAKCVAVAAGLREGKGADRGGGLLLPPAPAAKAREIASEVLGEDFAKVPLVRHTRRALTRRITRAVFAVLALSAALFALARLDVLPEWPWQAALVLLPFAVLVGFDRYRALGHAITGRFLVTRSGSLARATVAVRSDRLTGIVVQRSLFQRRAGLVTVIAPVAAGRGHYRVLDVEQGAGLALADTAVPGLLTPFLAVPDKP, from the coding sequence ATGTTGTTGATCCGCCCGTTTCTCGACCTGGTCAAGTCCCTTCCGGTACTCGTTGGCGCACTGCTGCTCGGCCACGGGAATGACTGGCAGTGGATCGGTCTCGCCGCCACCGCGGTGACGATCGGCACCGGCATTTCGCACTGCCTCACCTCGCGCTACCGCGTCACCGCGACCCAGATCGAATGGCACACCGGATTGCTGCTGCGCAAGCAACGTGCGATTCCGCGCGATCGAATCCGTACCGTAGACGTGGTTTCGGAACCGAAACATCGGCTTTTCTCGCTTTCCGCGGTAAGAATCGGTACCGGACGGCACGAACACGGAAAGGGACCGGGCAAGGACCAGCTGGTGCTCGACGCGGTCACCCGCGCCGAAGCCCAGCGGCTGCGGACCCTGTTGCTGCACCGGAAACCGGCCGAAGCCGAGGCACCGCAACCGCCGGAGTCGCTCGTCGCCGAGGTCGACAAGCGCTGGGTGCGGTACGCGCCGTTCACGCTGTCCGGGCTCGCCGTGGTCGCGGCGATTCTCGGCACCGTCTATCACTTCGCGCACGAACTGCACTTCGATCCGACGAGTTTCGGGCCGCTTCGCGACCTCACCGCCCGCGCGCTCGAACAACCGGTGTGGCTCACCGTGGTGCTGGCGGCGGCCGGACTGTTCGTAGTGGTGGCAGTGCTGTCCGTCGGCGGATACGTGTTGTCGTTCTGGAACTTCCGGCTCACTCGCGAACCGGGCGGCACGCTGCACATCCGGCGCGGGCTGGTCACGACGCGGTCGGTGTCGATCGAGGAAGACCGGTTGCGCGGCGTCGAGATCAAGGAACCGTTGCCGCTGCGGATGGTCGGCGGCGCGAAGTGCGTCGCGGTCGCGGCCGGACTGCGCGAGGGCAAGGGCGCGGACCGCGGCGGCGGCCTGCTGCTGCCGCCCGCTCCGGCCGCGAAGGCCAGGGAGATCGCGAGCGAGGTGCTCGGCGAGGACTTCGCGAAGGTCCCCCTCGTGCGGCATACCCGGCGCGCGCTGACCCGCCGGATCACCCGCGCCGTCTTCGCCGTGCTGGCGCTGTCGGCCGCGTTGTTCGCGCTGGCCCGGCTCGACGTACTGCCGGAATGGCCGTGGCAAGCCGCACTCGTGCTGCTGCCGTTCGCCGTGCTGGTCGGGTTCGACCGGTACCGCGCGCTCGGCCACGCCATCACCGGCCGGTTCCTGGTGACCCGTTCCGGGTCGCTGGCCAGAGCGACGGTCGCGGTCCGGAGCGACCGGCTCACCGGCATCGTCGTGCAGCGGTCGCTGTTCCAGCGGAGGGCCGGGCTCGTGACCGTCATCGCGCCGGTCGCCGCCGGACGCGGGCATTACCGCGTGCTGGACGTCGAGCAGGGCGCCGGGCTCGCGCTCGCCGACACCGCCGTGCCCGGATTGCTGACACCGTTTCTCGCGGTGCCGGACAAACCGTGA
- a CDS encoding PH domain-containing protein, producing the protein MNTEESTTLQLRLRPPEHRVSRRAIGHWAASAGAGWLVVLAVQAVVVATADDPPSWLPVTLVLSCVLAPLHLLVMPQWRYRVHRWEVTGEAVYTQSGWLKQEWRIAPISRIQTVDVERGPLEQLFGLARLTVTTASAAGPLRISGLDREVAVELADELTRTTQAARGDAT; encoded by the coding sequence TGCGGCTGCGCCCGCCCGAACACCGGGTGAGCCGCCGGGCGATCGGCCATTGGGCGGCGTCGGCCGGGGCAGGCTGGCTGGTCGTGCTCGCCGTGCAGGCGGTGGTGGTCGCGACCGCGGACGACCCGCCGTCGTGGCTCCCGGTGACGCTTGTGCTCTCCTGCGTGCTCGCCCCGCTGCACTTGCTGGTCATGCCGCAGTGGCGCTACCGCGTGCACCGCTGGGAAGTCACCGGTGAAGCGGTCTACACCCAGTCCGGCTGGCTGAAGCAGGAGTGGCGGATCGCGCCGATCTCGCGGATCCAGACGGTCGACGTCGAACGCGGCCCGCTGGAGCAGCTGTTCGGGCTGGCCCGGCTCACCGTCACGACCGCGTCGGCCGCCGGGCCGCTGCGCATCTCCGGACTCGACCGCGAGGTCGCGGTCGAGCTCGCCGACGAGCTGACCCGCACCACCCAGGCCGCGCGCGGGGACGCGACGTGA